A genomic region of Nakaseomyces glabratus chromosome C, complete sequence contains the following coding sequences:
- the CPA2 gene encoding carbamoyl-phosphate synthase (glutamine-hydrolyzing) CPA2 (CAGL0C04917g~Ortholog(s) have carbamoyl-phosphate synthase (glutamine-hydrolyzing) activity, role in arginine biosynthetic process and carbamoyl-phosphate synthase complex, mitochondrion localization): MTITAQENSISAFTLKDKYNPQLVQGVNKVLIVGSGGLSIGQAGEFDYSGSQAIKALKESKIETILINPNIATNQTSHSLADKIYYLPVTPEYITYIIEKDRPDAILLTFGGQTALNCGIHLDETGILAKFNVKVLGTPIKTLITSEDRDLFASALKEIDIPIAESIACENIDDVLSAASTIGYPVIIRSAYALGGLGSGFANNPEELKELASQSLSLAPQVLVEKSLRGWKEVEYEVVRDRENNCITVCNMENFDPLGVHTGDSIVFAPSQTLSDEEFHMLRSAAIKIIRHLGVVGECNVQYALSPNSLDYRVIEVNARLSRSSALASKATGYPLAYTAAKIALGYTLPELPNPITKTTVANFEPSLDYIVAKIPKWDLSKFQYVNRSIGSAMKSVGEVMAIGRNYEEAFQKALRQVDPSIIGFQGSDEFGDQLDDVLANPTDRRIFAVGQALIFENYSVDKVHDLSKIDKWFLYKCMNIVNIYKELMKLVDISQLLENSLLLRAKKLGFSDKQIAITLTKYAGISSKELDIRTLRKAHNITPYVKRIDTLAAEFPAQTNYLYTTYNATKHDITFDDHGMLVLGSGVYRIGSSVEFDWCAVNTAKALREQNYKTIMINYNPETVSTDFDEVDRLYFEELSYERVLDIYELEQSEGCIVSMGGQLPQNIALSLYEYGCKILGTSPKDIDNAENRHKFSSILDSINVGQPEWKELTSVEEAKTFANKVSYPVLIRPSYVLSGAAMSVVNNEHELEDKLTLASDVSPDHPVVMSKFIQGAQEIDVDAVACNGELLVHAISEHVEDAGVHSGDATLILPPQHLSENVKSQLKTIAKKVAKAWNITGPFNMQVIKAGENDLKVIECNIRASRSFPFVSKVLGVNFIEVAVKSYLGGEHVPEPVDLMAKHYDYVATKAPQFSFTRLAGADPYLGVEMASTGEVASFGRNELESYWTAIQSTMNFQVPLPPCGILLGGDLSNDKLGNVAKVIAPLGYNLYCTHKESQIYFKKFNVDTAIIEFPKNDKKRLGELFQKYKIKTVVNLAAKRADNTDDEDYIMRRNAIDFGIPLFNEPNTSALFAKALSAKLSEKITTLTSKDIAIPTEVQSWDEFVGFKVM, from the coding sequence atgacTATAACTGCGCAAGAAAATAGCATCTCGGCGTTTACGCTGAAGGACAAGTACAACCCACAACTGGTACAAGGCGTGAATAAAGTTCTCATAGTCGGTTCTGGTGGTTTGTCCATTGGCCAAGCGGGTGAGTTTGACTACAGTGGTTCTCAGGCAATCAAGGCTCTCAAGGAATCCAAGATAGAAACTATACTGATAAACCCAAACATCGCTACAAACCAGACATCGCACTCTTTGGCTGACAAAATCTATTATTTACCAGTAACACCCGAATATATTACCTATATTATCGAAAAGGATAGACCAGACGCTATCCTGCTGACTTTCGGTGGACAAACGGCTCTAAACTGTGGTATTCATCTTGATGAAACTGGTATTTTGGCCAAGTTTAACGTCAAAGTGCTGGGTACTCCAATTAAAACATTAATCACCTCTGAAGACAGAGACTTATTTGCATCagctttgaaagaaattgacaTTCCTATTGCCGAGTCCATAGCATGTGAAAATATTGACGATGTGCTATCGGCTGCCAGCACAATCGGCTACCCTGTTATTATCAGATCTGCTTATGCTCTGGGTGGTTTGGGTTCCGGTTTTGCTAACAACCCAGAGGAGCTTAAGGAACTGGCATCCCAGTCTCTCTCTCTAGCTCCTCAAGTTCTTGTCGAAAAGTCCTTGAGAGGATGGAAAGAAGTCGAATACGAAGTTGTCAGAGATCGCGAAAATAACTGTATCACTGTTTGTAATATGGAGAATTTTGATCCGTTGGGCGTTCATACCGGTGATTCTATCGTATTTGCACCATCGCAGACTCTTTCCGATGAGGAGTTCCACATGTTGAGATCGGCCGCTATTAAGATTATTAGACATTTGGGCGTTGTAGGTGAATGTAATGTGCAATATGCACTTTCCCCTAACAGTTTGGATTACAGAGTAATTGAAGTGAATGCTCGTCTATCTCGTTCATCAGCATTGGCATCCAAGGCTACTGGTTACCCACTAGCCTATACGGCCGCAAAAATAGCACTAGGTTACACTTTACCTGAACTACCAAACCCTATCACAAAGACTACAGTCGCTAATTTTGAACCATCTCTTGATTACATTGTTGCCAAGATTCCAAAATGGGATCTAAGTAAATTCCAATATGTTAATAGATCGATTGGATCTGCAATGAAGTCAGTCGGTGAGGTGATGGCCATCGGTAGAAATTATGAGGAAGCTTTCCAAAAGGCATTAAGACAAGTTGACCCATCTATAATAGGATTCCAAGGCTCTGACGAGTTTGGCGATCAATTAGACGACGTTTTGGCCAATCCAACCGATAGAAGAATTTTCGCTGTGGGCCAAGCGTTAATTTTTGAGAACTACTCGGTGGATAAAGTTCACGATCTATCTAAGATAGATAAGTGGTTCTTATATAAGTGTATGAATATTGTCAACATATACAAAGAGTTGATGAAGTTAGTTGACATAAGTCAATTGTTAGAGAACAGCTTATTATTGCGTGCTAAAAAATTAGGTTTCTCAGACAAGCAAATTGCTATTACATTGACCAAGTATGCAGGTATTTCATCCAAAGAGCTAGATATTAGAACTTTGAGAAAGGCTCACAATATTACCCCATATGTTAAACGTATCGACACACTAGCCGCTGAATTCCCAGCTCAGACAAACTACTTATACACTACTTATAACGCAACAAAACATGACATAACATTTGATGACCATGGTATGCTTGTTCTCGGCTCTGGGGTTTATCGTATCGGTTCTTCAGTCGAGTTTGATTGGTGTGCGGTGAATACAGCCAAAGCTCTGAGAGAACaaaattacaaaactaTTATGATTAACTACAACCCCGAAACAGTTTCAACAGACTTTGATGAAGTGGATAGATTGTATTTTGAGGAACTATCCTACGAAAGAGTATTGGATATTTACGAGTTGGAACAATCTGAAGGGTGTATTGTCTCAATGGGTGGTCAATTGCCTCAAAATATTGCTTTATCATTATATGAGTATGGATGTAAAATATTGGGTACAAGTCCCaaagatattgataatGCTGAAAATAGACACaaattttcttctattcTAGACTCTATCAATGTCGGACAGCCAGAATGGAAAGAATTAACTTCAGTGGAAGAGGCCAAGACATTTGCCAACAAGGTGAGCTATCCAGTGTTAATCAGACCTTCGTACGTGCTATCTGGTGCTGCTATGAGTGTTGTCAACAATGAACATGAACTAGAAGATAAACTAACATTAGCTTCAGATGTCTCACCCGATCATCCAGTCGTGATGTCCAAATTTATTCAGGGTgctcaagaaattgatgtAGATGCTGTTGCATGTAATGGTGAACTACTAGTTCACGCTATTTCTGAACATGTAGAAGATGCAGGTGTTCACTCTGGTGACGCCACATTAATTCTACCTCCTCAACATCTTTCTGAGAACGTAAAGAGTCAATTGAAGACCATTGCTAAAAAGGTTGCAAAGGCATGGAACATCACAGGTCCTTTCAACATGCAAGTTATCAAAGCTGGCGAAAATGATCTGAAGGTTATTGAATGTAACATTAGGGCATCAAGATCTTTCCCATTTGTATCTAAGGTTTTGGGCGTTAACTTTATCGAAGTTGCTGTCAAATCATACTTAGGGGGTGAACATGTTCCTGAGCCTGTAGATCTGATGGCAAAGCACTATGATTATGTTGCAACAAAAGCTCCACAGTTTTCTTTTACAAGATTAGCTGGCGCAGACCCATATTTAGGAGTAGAGATGGCGTCCACTGGTGAAGTTGCCTCCTTCGGAAGAAATGAGCTTGAAAGTTATTGGACTGCTATTCAAAGTACCATGAATTTCCAAGTACCACTACCACCATGTGGTATTCttcttggtggtgatcTATCAAATGACAAACTAGGTAATGTTGCAAAAGTTATTGCTCCATTAGGCTATAATCTCTACTGCACACACAAAGAGTCACAAATCTACTTCAAGAAGTTTAATGTTGACACTGCCATCATCGAATTCCCAAAGaatgataagaaaagaTTAGGAGAGTTGttccaaaaatataaaatcaAGACCGTTGTTAATCTTGCAGCTAAGAGAGCTGACAACACAGACGATGAGGATTACATTATGAGAAGGAATGCAATCGATTTTGGCATTCCTCTATTTAACGAACCAAATACATCTGCTTTGTTCGCTAAAGCCTTATCTGCCAAATTAtctgaaaaaataacaacttTAACTTCCAAGGATATTGCTATCCCAACTGAGGTACAATCCTGGGATGAATTTGTTGGATTCAAAGTCATGTGA
- a CDS encoding uncharacterized protein (CAGL0C04933g~Protein of unknown function) has protein sequence MTATNDYCNDDPYETFYLDQQENQPTANTVCEDHASLIYERSLQPEKYPVLAPIAKNPNALNGKRSNASDASEDMKRKRP, from the coding sequence ATGACTGCAACCAATGATTACTGTAATGATGACCCATATGAGACGTTCTACTTAGACCAACAAGAAAACCAACCTACTGCCAATACGGTTTGTGAGGACCATGCGAGCCTTATCTATGAGAGAAGCCTACAACCAGAGAAATATCCTGTCTTGGCACCGATTGCGAAGAATCCTAATGCTCTCAATGGTAAACGTTCAAATGCATCTGATGCCAGTGAAGacatgaaaagaaaaagaccATAA
- the LIH1 gene encoding putative lipase (CAGL0C04939g~Has domain(s) with predicted triglyceride lipase activity and role in lipid metabolic process): MKTVLLWHILTLAQRLWFGTWIIVEASSLNDYNSPIEVATKTAALENEAEQIHIGEEVYERFVYFSKACGLCNCIDKKLLRENKTLDDEGCPSYLNFCSDPSQNPTYNQTRIVLVLEAEENELGTGYLAVDHEKKVIILAFRASTTAQDWQSDFETYPKEYYPVSSNEYWDLVRHGVIKECTNCKVHKGFSRFLETLGKHFLAKVQKIITNYPDYHIVSVGHSLGAALAALAGIELKLRGYRVSVITYAQPKIFNRDLKEWVDDLFNTRLLNAIAEYGSCLSSATGYIRVVHENDYVPMIPPFFHHAGLEVVISTRELPHNIQHLTYIGYNNLVTTEKAERLGMNSNLEELLHMYEHRNYFITLTGCTGF, from the coding sequence atgaaaacaGTCTTGTTGTGGCACATATTGACATTGGCTCAACGTTTGTGGTTTGGCACTTGGATCATAGTTGAAGCTTCATCATTGAATGATTACAACTCACCCATAGAAGTTGCTACAAAAACAGCAGCGTTAGAGAATGAGGCTGAACAGATTCACATTGGCGAAGAAGTGTATGAACGCTTTGTATATTTCAGTAAAGCATGTGGGCTTTGTAACTGTATAGACAAAAAGTTACTTCGAGAAAACAAGACtcttgatgatgaaggATGTCCAAGTTATTTGAACTTTTGCTCTGATCCTTCGCAAAATCCAACCTATAACCAAACTAGGATTGTTTTGGTGTTGGAGgcagaagaaaatgaactTGGAACAGGATACTTGGCTGTTGATcatgaaaagaaagtaatAATCTTAGCATTTAGAGCATCCACTACAGCTCAGGATTGGCAAAGTGATTTTGAAACTTATCCTAAAGAATACTATCCTGTTAGTAGTAATGAGTATTGGGACTTAGTTCGTCACGGAGTTATTAAAGAATGTACAAATTGTAAAGTACACAAAGGCTTTTCAAGGTTTTTGGAGACCTTGGGTAAGCATTTCCTTGCTAAGGTGCAAAAAATCATTACTAACTACCCTGATTATCATATAGTTAGTGTGGGGCATTCGCTAGGTGCCGCGTTAGCAGCATTGGCTGGTATTGAGTTGAAGCTGAGAGGATATCGGGTCTCGGTTATCACATACGCACAACCAAAGATCTTTAATAGGGATTTGAAGGAATGGGTTGATGACCTTTTCAATACCAGATTGTTGAATGCTATTGCAGAGTACGGATCATGCTTAAGTAGTGCCACTGGTTATATTAGGGTTGTACACGAAAATGACTATGTTCCTATGATACCTCCTTTCTTCCATCATGCAGGACTGGAGGTTGTGATCAGCACTAGGGAATTACCACACAATATTCAACACTTAACATACATTGGATACAACAACCTTGTTACCACTGAGAAAGCTGAAAGATTAGGTATGAACAGCaatcttgaagaacttcTGCATATGTATGAACATAGAAATTACTTCATAACTCTTACAGGTTGTACAGGATTCTAG
- the ECM27 gene encoding Ecm27p (CAGL0C04961g~Ortholog(s) have role in cellular calcium ion homeostasis, regulation of G0 to G1 transition and endoplasmic reticulum localization), whose protein sequence is MGLSSLIHPHELYGDGGLSIGLMFCSVLHILLCFVLLGVCASDFLCPNVAKITDSSGNLRSNSTRTGMLMAIILSWCNSSPDLFSNLMSWTSSSDESFNVAANLSVGEVLGACGIILCVVVGSIFFLMGDVTIEITTPQRINILYDLFYTWLALTMMLYVTLRDSITIWNCFSMLSIYVGYILHKIKFSRWNSHDSESSDVNQLEEGAVDGIQREYQTFGGLESTLKPNVLAPMDFNSLLSMLENSTSPDAELQSIRNELQSSTSHSDSHERPFSDPNPQVNSQMMGERQTQSSPIEFGRYYDNPEDHRSDAQNIIQRELSTAQSIIDAADERRFLKIAEKYFLKVVPHMKSYSKKTVPDQIISTLIVPFVLLFRLTCPQPDDILEYSEKTGTFKYKKSTLSVLLLQLVFSPVLTYLLISSLLERSMWSPFLILPGLFSFTCAVLVIQFSRSLSQFNRFSLVLTESLGSNNDEELRKRRELISYSDLLKFILLTFGIVNSILWISSTANSVIEILELYQKQSGISPAILGLTVFAWGNSISDLISNIAMCKLYKKMPHGDSDITLVATKFFMIACTSCIGGVLLNSMVGIGFSGLISMLFVHKGQGNWWFQRQANLDTTKTNNLKFLVCSLVLEFQCAFLVCIFASKGRLREVLSKNMKYLGITMCSLWALATLMITILEIA, encoded by the coding sequence ATGGGACTTTCATCTCTGATACATCCACATGAACTCTATGGAGATGGTGGCCTTTCGATAGGATTGATGTTTTGTAGCGTTCTACACATTTTACTATGCTTCGTGCTTCTTGGTGTGTGTGCATCCGATTTCCTCTGCCCGAATGTTGCAAAGATTACAGATTCAAGTGGTAATTTGAGGTCAAATAGTACCAGAACAGGTATGCTGATGGCTATTATTTTATCCTGGTGTAATTCTTCCCCAGACCTTTTCTCTAATTTAATGAGTTGGACAAGCAGCTCCGATGAATCATTCAATGTGGCTGCCAATCTATCAGTGGGGGAAGTATTAGGTGCGTGTGGGATCATATTATGTGTTGTTGTGGGCTCTATATTCTTCTTAATGGGTGATGTTACAATTGAAATTACCACACCCCAGAGAATCAATATACTGTATGATTTATTCTACACCTGGTTGGCTCTAACAATGATGCTTTATGTCACATTGAGAGATTCTATTACAATATGGAATTGTTTCTCTATGCTTTCAATATACGTGGGTTATATTTTACATAAGATTAAATTCTCTAGGTGGAACTCTCATGATTCAGAATCTAGTGATGTGAACCAGTTAGAAGAAGGGGCTGTCGATGGCATTCAAAGGGAATATCAGACATTTGGTGGTCTAGAATCCACATTAAAACCAAATGTTCTGGCACCAATGGATTTTAACAGTCTCTTGTCCATGTTAGAAAACTCAACGTCCCCCGATGCCGAATTGCAAAGTATAAGAAACGAGCTCCAAAGCTCTACAAGTCACAGTGATTCTCATGAGAGACCATTTTCAGATCCTAATCCTCAAGTTAACAGTCAGATGATGGGAGAAAGACAAACACAGAGCTCGCCAATTGAATTTGGTCGCTACTATGATAATCCAGAAGATCATCGCAGTGATGCAcagaatataatacaaaGGGAGCTAAGTACAGCACAGTCAATTATAGATGCTGCTGATGAGAGAAGatttttaaaaatagcCGAAAAATACTTTTTGAAGGTAGTACCTCACATGAAATCATATTCTAAGAAAACGGTTCCTGATCAAATCATATCTACTTTGATCGTCCCGTTCGTTTTATTGTTCAGGCTAACTTGCCCTCAGCCTGATGATATACTTGAATATAGTGAAAAAACGGGGACTtttaaatacaaaaaatcCACTTTGTCGGTATTGCTGTTACAATTAGTGTTCTCCCCCGTGTTGacatatttattaatatcaAGTTTATTAGAGAGGTCAATGTGGTCCCCCTTTCTTATTTTACCGggattattttctttcacaTGTGCTGTACTCGTGATTCAATTTAGTCGAAGTTTATCTCAGTTCAATAGATTTTCTTTAGTGCTAACTGAGTCACTAGGAAGTAACAATGACGAAGAGTTaaggaaaagaagagaattgATCTCGTATAGCGATCTTCTCAAATTTATTCTGCTAACTTTTGGTATAGTCAATTCGATTTTGTGGATATCTTCTACTGCTAATTCAGTGATAGAAATTCTTGAACTATATCAAAAGCAATCGGGTATCTCTCCTGCTATCCTTGGTTTAACTGTGTTTGCATGGGGAAATTCCATCAGTGATCTGATCTCCAATATTGCTATGTGCAAGCTTTATAAGAAAATGCCGCATGGTGACAGTGATATAACTCTCGTTGCAACCAAGTTTTTTATGATAGCATGCACTTCTTGTATTGGTGGTGTGTTACTAAATTCAATGGTAGGTATTGGGTTTAGTGGTTTAATCTCTATGCTATTTGTACACAAAGGTCAAGGAAATTGGTGGTTCCAGAGACAGGCAAACCTAGATACAACAAAAACTAACAATCTAAAGTTTTTGGTGTGCAGTTTGGTATTGGAGTTCCAATGTGCATTTCTGGTTTGCATTTTTGCTTCTAAGGGTCGGCTACGAGAAGTTCTTTCTAAAAACATGAAATATTTAGGAATTACTATGTGTTCATTGTGGGCTCTGGCTACTTTAATGATAACTATCTTGGAAATTGCgtga
- the ADO1 gene encoding adenosine kinase (CAGL0C04983g~Putative adenosine kinase; expression upregulated in biofilm vs planktonic cell culture) → MSPSLICLCNPLLDIQATVNDDYLKKYNLNANDAVLLETGSTDPRFAIYEELPTFPDVKYVAGGAGQNTARGSAYVLGKGQVGYFGSVGEDKYSKKLLEENEAAGVISLYQVQKDISTGKCAALITGHNRSLVTDLGAANHFKPEHLDKHWDQVTGAKMFYIGGFHLTVSPDAIVKIGQHAKETGKPVVLNLSAPFIPQFFKDALVKVLPYVTIVVANESEAASYAEAFGLTCDKTDLVAIAKEIIGDSSEKKVVFTHGLEPTVLVTKDSDKSFPVKPLDSSKIVDTNGAGDAFAGGFMAGLVQGKSLEQSIDMGQWLAALSIQEVGPSYPKEKIEYA, encoded by the coding sequence ATGTCTCCATCTCTAATTTGCCTTTGTAACCCATTGCTTGATATTCAAGCCACTGTCAATGATGActacttgaagaagtacAACTTGAACGCCAATGACGCTGTTCTGTTGGAGACTGGTTCCACTGACCCAAGATTTGCCATTTACGAAGAACTACCAACTTTCCCAGATGTCAAGTACGttgctggtggtgctggTCAAAACACCGCTAGAGGTTCAGCTTATGTGCTAGGTAAAGGCCAAGTAGGTTACTTTGGCTCTGTTGGTGAGGACAAATACTCCAAGAAGCTTTTGGAAGAAAACGAAGCAGCTGGTGTAATTTCATTGTACCAAGTTCAAAAGGACATCAGCACCGGTAAGTGTGCTGCTTTGATTACTGGTCACAACAGATCTTTGGTTACCGACTTGGGTGCTGCTAACCATTTCAAGCCAGAGCATTTGGACAAGCACTGGGACCAAGTTACTGGTGCTAAGATGTTCTACATCGGTGGTTTCCATCTGACTGTTTCCCCAGATGCCATTGTTAAGATCGGTCAGCACGCCAAGGAAACTGGTAAGCCAGTTGTTTTGAACTTGAGTGCCCCATTCATTCCACAATTCTTCAAGGACGCTCTTGTCAAGGTTCTACCATACGTTACCATTGTTGTTGCTAATGAATCTGAAGCTGCCTCTTACGCTGAAGCCTTTGGTCTAACTTGTGACAAGACTGATTTGGTTGCCATTGCAAAGGAAATCATTGGTGACTCTTCTGAAAAGAAGGTTGTCTTTACCCATGGTCTTGAGCCAACCGTTCTAGtcaccaaggactctgacaAGTCATTCCCAGTCAAGCCACTTGACAGCAGTAAGATCGTTGACACCAACGGTGCTGGTGATGCTTTTGCTGGTGGTTTCATGGCCGGTTTGGTTCAAGGTAAGTCTCTAGAGCAATCCATTGACATGGGTCAATGGTTGGCTGCTCTATCCATCCAAGAGGTCGGTCCATCTTACCCAAAGGAAAAGATTGAATACGCTTAA